Proteins found in one Oryza glaberrima chromosome 4, OglaRS2, whole genome shotgun sequence genomic segment:
- the LOC127772207 gene encoding protein Rf1, mitochondrial-like isoform X3 encodes MPRPRLSTIFVGAATSTALAPAPAASPSARAPLPPAYAVFKQRLLSGELCPGDARDLFDELLRRGGDGDGSAPVPARALNGLLAALARAPPSAACGDAPALAIELFKRMDRRACPRHSAPTIHIYNILIDCYRRVHRPDLGLAIVGRLLKNGLGPDDFSYSLIYGFVKDGEVDKAHCLFLEMMEQGVLPNILICNSIIKELCKMKEMDKAESVVQKMVDSGISPDLFTYSLIIDGLCKSKAMDKAERVLEQMVEAGTRPNSITYNSLIHGYSISGMWNESVRVFKQMSSCGVIPTVANCNSFIHALFKHGRTNEAKCIFDSMVLKGPKPDIISYSTMLHGYATATDSCLADVHNIFNLMLTKGIAPNNHVFNILINAYGSRGMIDKAMLILEDMQNKGVTPGIVTFVTVISALCRVGRLDDALHKFNHMVDIGVQPSKAVYHCLIQGCCNHGELVKAKELISEMVNKDIPPPDIKYFSSIINNLCKEGRVAEGKDIMDLMVQTGQRPNVVTFNSLMEGYCLVGNMEEAFALLDAMASIGIEPNCYIYATLVDGYCKNGRIDDALTLFRDMLHKRVKPTSVLYSIILHGLFQARRTTAAKKMFREMIESGTTVSIHTYGVVLGGLCRNNCTDEANMLLEKLFAMNVKFDIITFNIVISAMFKVGRRQEAKELFDAISTYGLVPNIQTYSMMITNLIKEESYEEADNLFISVEKSGHASDSRLLNHIVRMLLKKAEVAKASNYLSIIGENNLTLEASTISLLASLFSREAQKVL; translated from the exons ATGCCACGCCCCCGTCTCTCCACCATCTTCGTCGGCGCGGCCACCTCCACGGCGCTGGCCCCGGCCcccgcggcctcgccgtcggcgcgcgCACCCCTGCCTCCTGCCTACGCCGTCTTCAAGCAGCGCCTGCTCTCGGGGGAGCTTTGCCCGGGCGACGCGCGCGACCTGTTCGACGAAttgctccgccgcggcggcgacggcgacggctcggcccCGGTCCCGGCGCGCGCCCTCAACGggctcctcgccgcgctcgcccgcgccccgcCTTCCGCCGCCTGCGGTGACGCCCCCGCCCTCGCCATTGAGCTCTTCAAGCGGATGGACCGACGGGCCTGCCCCCGCCACTCTGCTCCCACCATCCACATCTACAACATCCTCATCGACTGCTACCGCCGCGTGCACCGCCCCGACCTTGGGCTCGCCATCGTCGGCCGCTTGCTCAAGAACGGCCTGGGGCCGGATGATTTCTCGTACTCGCTCATCTACGGTTTCGTTAAGGATGGGGAGGTGGACAAAGCTCACTGCTTGTTCCTTGAGATGATGGAGCAGGGCGTATTGCCGAATATACTGATTTGTAACTCAATTATCAAAGAGCTTTGCAAGATGAAGGAAATGGACAAGGCCGAGAGCGTTGTGCAGAAGATGGTCGATTCGGGTATTTCACCGGACTTGTTTACTTACAGCTTGATTATCGATGGGCTGTGCAAGTCAAAGGCAATGGACAAGGCTGAGAGGGTTCTGGAGCAGATGGTTGAGGCTGGTACTCGACCTAACAGTATAACATACAATAGCTTAATCCATGGATATTCCATTTCGGGGATGTGGAACGAATCGGTTAGAGTGTTCAAACAAATGTCAAGTTGTGGTGTCATCCCGACTGTTGCTAATTGCAACTCATTCATTCACGCTCTCTTCAAACATGGTAGAACCAACGAAGCAAAATGTATTTTTGACTCAATGGTTCTGAAGGGCCCCAAACCTGATATTATCTCCTACTCTACGATGCTTCATGGGTATGCTACTGCTACTGACAGTTGTTTGGCTGATGTGCATAATATCTTCAATTTGATGCTAACTAAAGGTATTGCACCCAACAACCATGTTTTCAACATACTGATTAATGCATATGGTAGTCGTGGGATGATTGATAAGGCTATGCTTATATTAGAAGACATGCAGAACAAAGGAGTGACCCCTGGCATTGTCACATTTGTAACCGTGATATCTGCTCTTTGCAGAGTTGGCAGGTTGGATGATGCTCTGCACAAATTCAACCACATGGTTGATATTGGCGTACAACCGAGTAAGGCTGTTTACCACTGTCTGATTCAGGGTTGTTGTAACCATGGTGAGTTGGTGAAAGCCAAGGAATTGATTTCTGAAATGGTGAACAAGGATATTCCTCCTCCTGATATCAAGTATTTCAGTTCAATAATAAACAACCTGTGCAAAGAGGGAAGGGTAGCAGAAGGGAAAGATATCATGGACTTGATGGTACAAACGGGGCAAAGGCCTAATGTTGTTACTTTTAATTCATTGATGGAGGGATATTGCTTAGTTGGTAATATGGAGGAGGCATTTGCATTACTTGATGCTATGGCATCAATTGGCATTGAACCGAATTGTTACATATATGCTACACTTGTTGATGGCTATTGTAAAAATGGAAGGATTGATGATGCGTTGACTTTATTCAGAGATATGTTGCACAAGAGAGTCAAGCCGACAAGTGTTTTATATAGCATCATTCTCCATGGGTTATTTCAGGCCAGGAGGACAACTGCTGCAAAGAAAATGTTCCGTGAGATGATTGAAAGTGGAACAACAGTGAGCATTCACACATACGGTGTTGTGCTTGGGGGACTTTGTAGAAACAATTGCACCGATGAAGCAAATATGCTGttggagaaattatttgctatgaatgtaaaatttgatattattACTTTCAATATTGTGATTAGTGCAATGTTCAAAGTTGGCAGAAGGCAAGAGGCTAAGGAATTGTTTGATGCAATCTCTACTTATGGGTTGGTGCCAAATATACAAACCTACAGCATGATGATAACAAATCTTATAAAAGAAGAGTCATACGAAGAGGCTGACAATCTCTTTATATCAGTGGAGAAGAGTGGCCATGCTTCTGACTCTCGTCTTCTTAATCATATCGTCAGGATGTTACTCAAGAAAGCTGAGGTTGCCAAGGCTAGTAATTATCTGTCTATAATTGGCGAGAATAACCTCACTCTTGAAGCTTCAACTATTTCTTTACTGGCTTCTCTCTTCTCAAGGGAAG CACAAAAGGTCCTTTGA
- the LOC127772207 gene encoding protein Rf1, mitochondrial-like isoform X2, translating to MPRPRLSTIFVGAATSTALAPAPAASPSARAPLPPAYAVFKQRLLSGELCPGDARDLFDELLRRGGDGDGSAPVPARALNGLLAALARAPPSAACGDAPALAIELFKRMDRRACPRHSAPTIHIYNILIDCYRRVHRPDLGLAIVGRLLKNGLGPDDFSYSLIYGFVKDGEVDKAHCLFLEMMEQGVLPNILICNSIIKELCKMKEMDKAESVVQKMVDSGISPDLFTYSLIIDGLCKSKAMDKAERVLEQMVEAGTRPNSITYNSLIHGYSISGMWNESVRVFKQMSSCGVIPTVANCNSFIHALFKHGRTNEAKCIFDSMVLKGPKPDIISYSTMLHGYATATDSCLADVHNIFNLMLTKGIAPNNHVFNILINAYGSRGMIDKAMLILEDMQNKGVTPGIVTFVTVISALCRVGRLDDALHKFNHMVDIGVQPSKAVYHCLIQGCCNHGELVKAKELISEMVNKDIPPPDIKYFSSIINNLCKEGRVAEGKDIMDLMVQTGQRPNVVTFNSLMEGYCLVGNMEEAFALLDAMASIGIEPNCYIYATLVDGYCKNGRIDDALTLFRDMLHKRVKPTSVLYSIILHGLFQARRTTAAKKMFREMIESGTTVSIHTYGVVLGGLCRNNCTDEANMLLEKLFAMNVKFDIITFNIVISAMFKVGRRQEAKELFDAISTYGLVPNIQTYSMMITNLIKEESYEEADNLFISVEKSGHASDSRLLNHIVRMLLKKAEVAKASNYLSIIGENNLTLEASTISLLASLFSREVDVILGDLLLISDYLITFA from the exons ATGCCACGCCCCCGTCTCTCCACCATCTTCGTCGGCGCGGCCACCTCCACGGCGCTGGCCCCGGCCcccgcggcctcgccgtcggcgcgcgCACCCCTGCCTCCTGCCTACGCCGTCTTCAAGCAGCGCCTGCTCTCGGGGGAGCTTTGCCCGGGCGACGCGCGCGACCTGTTCGACGAAttgctccgccgcggcggcgacggcgacggctcggcccCGGTCCCGGCGCGCGCCCTCAACGggctcctcgccgcgctcgcccgcgccccgcCTTCCGCCGCCTGCGGTGACGCCCCCGCCCTCGCCATTGAGCTCTTCAAGCGGATGGACCGACGGGCCTGCCCCCGCCACTCTGCTCCCACCATCCACATCTACAACATCCTCATCGACTGCTACCGCCGCGTGCACCGCCCCGACCTTGGGCTCGCCATCGTCGGCCGCTTGCTCAAGAACGGCCTGGGGCCGGATGATTTCTCGTACTCGCTCATCTACGGTTTCGTTAAGGATGGGGAGGTGGACAAAGCTCACTGCTTGTTCCTTGAGATGATGGAGCAGGGCGTATTGCCGAATATACTGATTTGTAACTCAATTATCAAAGAGCTTTGCAAGATGAAGGAAATGGACAAGGCCGAGAGCGTTGTGCAGAAGATGGTCGATTCGGGTATTTCACCGGACTTGTTTACTTACAGCTTGATTATCGATGGGCTGTGCAAGTCAAAGGCAATGGACAAGGCTGAGAGGGTTCTGGAGCAGATGGTTGAGGCTGGTACTCGACCTAACAGTATAACATACAATAGCTTAATCCATGGATATTCCATTTCGGGGATGTGGAACGAATCGGTTAGAGTGTTCAAACAAATGTCAAGTTGTGGTGTCATCCCGACTGTTGCTAATTGCAACTCATTCATTCACGCTCTCTTCAAACATGGTAGAACCAACGAAGCAAAATGTATTTTTGACTCAATGGTTCTGAAGGGCCCCAAACCTGATATTATCTCCTACTCTACGATGCTTCATGGGTATGCTACTGCTACTGACAGTTGTTTGGCTGATGTGCATAATATCTTCAATTTGATGCTAACTAAAGGTATTGCACCCAACAACCATGTTTTCAACATACTGATTAATGCATATGGTAGTCGTGGGATGATTGATAAGGCTATGCTTATATTAGAAGACATGCAGAACAAAGGAGTGACCCCTGGCATTGTCACATTTGTAACCGTGATATCTGCTCTTTGCAGAGTTGGCAGGTTGGATGATGCTCTGCACAAATTCAACCACATGGTTGATATTGGCGTACAACCGAGTAAGGCTGTTTACCACTGTCTGATTCAGGGTTGTTGTAACCATGGTGAGTTGGTGAAAGCCAAGGAATTGATTTCTGAAATGGTGAACAAGGATATTCCTCCTCCTGATATCAAGTATTTCAGTTCAATAATAAACAACCTGTGCAAAGAGGGAAGGGTAGCAGAAGGGAAAGATATCATGGACTTGATGGTACAAACGGGGCAAAGGCCTAATGTTGTTACTTTTAATTCATTGATGGAGGGATATTGCTTAGTTGGTAATATGGAGGAGGCATTTGCATTACTTGATGCTATGGCATCAATTGGCATTGAACCGAATTGTTACATATATGCTACACTTGTTGATGGCTATTGTAAAAATGGAAGGATTGATGATGCGTTGACTTTATTCAGAGATATGTTGCACAAGAGAGTCAAGCCGACAAGTGTTTTATATAGCATCATTCTCCATGGGTTATTTCAGGCCAGGAGGACAACTGCTGCAAAGAAAATGTTCCGTGAGATGATTGAAAGTGGAACAACAGTGAGCATTCACACATACGGTGTTGTGCTTGGGGGACTTTGTAGAAACAATTGCACCGATGAAGCAAATATGCTGttggagaaattatttgctatgaatgtaaaatttgatattattACTTTCAATATTGTGATTAGTGCAATGTTCAAAGTTGGCAGAAGGCAAGAGGCTAAGGAATTGTTTGATGCAATCTCTACTTATGGGTTGGTGCCAAATATACAAACCTACAGCATGATGATAACAAATCTTATAAAAGAAGAGTCATACGAAGAGGCTGACAATCTCTTTATATCAGTGGAGAAGAGTGGCCATGCTTCTGACTCTCGTCTTCTTAATCATATCGTCAGGATGTTACTCAAGAAAGCTGAGGTTGCCAAGGCTAGTAATTATCTGTCTATAATTGGCGAGAATAACCTCACTCTTGAAGCTTCAACTATTTCTTTACTGGCTTCTCTCTTCTCAAGGGAAG TTGATGTTATTCTTGGGGATCTTCTGCTTATAAGCGACTACTTGATTACTTTTGCTTGA
- the LOC127772207 gene encoding protein Rf1, mitochondrial-like isoform X1, with amino-acid sequence MPRPRLSTIFVGAATSTALAPAPAASPSARAPLPPAYAVFKQRLLSGELCPGDARDLFDELLRRGGDGDGSAPVPARALNGLLAALARAPPSAACGDAPALAIELFKRMDRRACPRHSAPTIHIYNILIDCYRRVHRPDLGLAIVGRLLKNGLGPDDFSYSLIYGFVKDGEVDKAHCLFLEMMEQGVLPNILICNSIIKELCKMKEMDKAESVVQKMVDSGISPDLFTYSLIIDGLCKSKAMDKAERVLEQMVEAGTRPNSITYNSLIHGYSISGMWNESVRVFKQMSSCGVIPTVANCNSFIHALFKHGRTNEAKCIFDSMVLKGPKPDIISYSTMLHGYATATDSCLADVHNIFNLMLTKGIAPNNHVFNILINAYGSRGMIDKAMLILEDMQNKGVTPGIVTFVTVISALCRVGRLDDALHKFNHMVDIGVQPSKAVYHCLIQGCCNHGELVKAKELISEMVNKDIPPPDIKYFSSIINNLCKEGRVAEGKDIMDLMVQTGQRPNVVTFNSLMEGYCLVGNMEEAFALLDAMASIGIEPNCYIYATLVDGYCKNGRIDDALTLFRDMLHKRVKPTSVLYSIILHGLFQARRTTAAKKMFREMIESGTTVSIHTYGVVLGGLCRNNCTDEANMLLEKLFAMNVKFDIITFNIVISAMFKVGRRQEAKELFDAISTYGLVPNIQTYSMMITNLIKEESYEEADNLFISVEKSGHASDSRLLNHIVRMLLKKAEVAKASNYLSIIGENNLTLEASTISLLASLFSREGYYLHFSTKGPLKTEYCLFFDKFPTTLYQ; translated from the exons ATGCCACGCCCCCGTCTCTCCACCATCTTCGTCGGCGCGGCCACCTCCACGGCGCTGGCCCCGGCCcccgcggcctcgccgtcggcgcgcgCACCCCTGCCTCCTGCCTACGCCGTCTTCAAGCAGCGCCTGCTCTCGGGGGAGCTTTGCCCGGGCGACGCGCGCGACCTGTTCGACGAAttgctccgccgcggcggcgacggcgacggctcggcccCGGTCCCGGCGCGCGCCCTCAACGggctcctcgccgcgctcgcccgcgccccgcCTTCCGCCGCCTGCGGTGACGCCCCCGCCCTCGCCATTGAGCTCTTCAAGCGGATGGACCGACGGGCCTGCCCCCGCCACTCTGCTCCCACCATCCACATCTACAACATCCTCATCGACTGCTACCGCCGCGTGCACCGCCCCGACCTTGGGCTCGCCATCGTCGGCCGCTTGCTCAAGAACGGCCTGGGGCCGGATGATTTCTCGTACTCGCTCATCTACGGTTTCGTTAAGGATGGGGAGGTGGACAAAGCTCACTGCTTGTTCCTTGAGATGATGGAGCAGGGCGTATTGCCGAATATACTGATTTGTAACTCAATTATCAAAGAGCTTTGCAAGATGAAGGAAATGGACAAGGCCGAGAGCGTTGTGCAGAAGATGGTCGATTCGGGTATTTCACCGGACTTGTTTACTTACAGCTTGATTATCGATGGGCTGTGCAAGTCAAAGGCAATGGACAAGGCTGAGAGGGTTCTGGAGCAGATGGTTGAGGCTGGTACTCGACCTAACAGTATAACATACAATAGCTTAATCCATGGATATTCCATTTCGGGGATGTGGAACGAATCGGTTAGAGTGTTCAAACAAATGTCAAGTTGTGGTGTCATCCCGACTGTTGCTAATTGCAACTCATTCATTCACGCTCTCTTCAAACATGGTAGAACCAACGAAGCAAAATGTATTTTTGACTCAATGGTTCTGAAGGGCCCCAAACCTGATATTATCTCCTACTCTACGATGCTTCATGGGTATGCTACTGCTACTGACAGTTGTTTGGCTGATGTGCATAATATCTTCAATTTGATGCTAACTAAAGGTATTGCACCCAACAACCATGTTTTCAACATACTGATTAATGCATATGGTAGTCGTGGGATGATTGATAAGGCTATGCTTATATTAGAAGACATGCAGAACAAAGGAGTGACCCCTGGCATTGTCACATTTGTAACCGTGATATCTGCTCTTTGCAGAGTTGGCAGGTTGGATGATGCTCTGCACAAATTCAACCACATGGTTGATATTGGCGTACAACCGAGTAAGGCTGTTTACCACTGTCTGATTCAGGGTTGTTGTAACCATGGTGAGTTGGTGAAAGCCAAGGAATTGATTTCTGAAATGGTGAACAAGGATATTCCTCCTCCTGATATCAAGTATTTCAGTTCAATAATAAACAACCTGTGCAAAGAGGGAAGGGTAGCAGAAGGGAAAGATATCATGGACTTGATGGTACAAACGGGGCAAAGGCCTAATGTTGTTACTTTTAATTCATTGATGGAGGGATATTGCTTAGTTGGTAATATGGAGGAGGCATTTGCATTACTTGATGCTATGGCATCAATTGGCATTGAACCGAATTGTTACATATATGCTACACTTGTTGATGGCTATTGTAAAAATGGAAGGATTGATGATGCGTTGACTTTATTCAGAGATATGTTGCACAAGAGAGTCAAGCCGACAAGTGTTTTATATAGCATCATTCTCCATGGGTTATTTCAGGCCAGGAGGACAACTGCTGCAAAGAAAATGTTCCGTGAGATGATTGAAAGTGGAACAACAGTGAGCATTCACACATACGGTGTTGTGCTTGGGGGACTTTGTAGAAACAATTGCACCGATGAAGCAAATATGCTGttggagaaattatttgctatgaatgtaaaatttgatattattACTTTCAATATTGTGATTAGTGCAATGTTCAAAGTTGGCAGAAGGCAAGAGGCTAAGGAATTGTTTGATGCAATCTCTACTTATGGGTTGGTGCCAAATATACAAACCTACAGCATGATGATAACAAATCTTATAAAAGAAGAGTCATACGAAGAGGCTGACAATCTCTTTATATCAGTGGAGAAGAGTGGCCATGCTTCTGACTCTCGTCTTCTTAATCATATCGTCAGGATGTTACTCAAGAAAGCTGAGGTTGCCAAGGCTAGTAATTATCTGTCTATAATTGGCGAGAATAACCTCACTCTTGAAGCTTCAACTATTTCTTTACTGGCTTCTCTCTTCTCAAGGGAAG GATATTATCTTCATTTCAGCACAAAAGGTCCTTTGAAGACTGAATATTGTTTATTCTTCGACAAATTTCCAACGACACTTTATCAGTAG